The following is a genomic window from Amycolatopsis australiensis.
CTCGTCGCCGGCGGAGGGCGCGGCCCAGCGCTCGACCGGCAGCTCGATCCGTTCGCCGCCGGCCAGTTCGAGCCAGCACCGGTGGCCGAGCAGGCCGCGGTCGAACTCGTTGCCGAGGAGAGTCGTCATCAGGCGACCGCCCGGCCGTGAACCGCCGCGACGGCGCCGGCGAACCGTCCGCCGGGACACGCCGCCGCCACCGCGCGGGCGTCCGCCATGGTGTCCACATCGGACAGGCGGGCGGCTTCCCACGGCCGCAGCCCGCACCCGGCGAGCGCGCTCAACGTCCGTTGGCCGGTGTCGTCGCGGGACATCGGCACGCCCGCGAGGACCTGCGCGTGCTGCGGTTCGGCGAGACCCAGCGCCCACCAGCCCCCGTCTTCGGCCAGGCCGAGCACCGAGTCGTAGCCGCCGTACACGACCGGCGCGGCGGCGGACGCGAGCGACTCCGGCGTGACCTGCGGCGTGTCCATGCCGATCTGCAGGATCGGCAGGCCCGCGTGCACCGCGGCGGCGTCCGCGTGGGCGTTCGCGAGCCGCGCGCCGAAGTCCCAGCCCCGCTGCGGAATCACGGTGGCACGGCGCAGTGCCAGACCGATTTCGGCGGACCGGCCGGCGTGGCCGAGGTCGCCGGTCATCGCGACGACGGGCGCGGCACCGGGCACCGAGTACACGGCGTCGAGCGTGTCGAGCAGCGCGGCCGCGGCGATCTCCGCCGCCTGGGCCGGTGTCGCCGGCGGGCAGAGCCGCGTCTTGGCGAGCCCCGGCACCGGCGCTTTGGCCACGACCAGCAGCACGAACGTGCCCGTCATCGCGCCAGCACCCGCCCGAAGTCGCGGACCGCGCGCAGCGTGCCCCGCACCGAGCCGGACACCTTCGACTTCGTCCCCTTGGCGCGCGCGCCGTACCGGACGTCGAACTCGCGGACCCGCCATCCCGCGCGCTGAGCCTTGATCAGCAGCTCCAGGGGATAGCCGAACGCCCGGTCGGCGACGCCGAGGCCGAGCAGCGCCCGCCGAT
Proteins encoded in this region:
- a CDS encoding TIGR04282 family arsenosugar biosynthesis glycosyltransferase produces the protein MTGTFVLLVVAKAPVPGLAKTRLCPPATPAQAAEIAAAALLDTLDAVYSVPGAAPVVAMTGDLGHAGRSAEIGLALRRATVIPQRGWDFGARLANAHADAAAVHAGLPILQIGMDTPQVTPESLASAAAPVVYGGYDSVLGLAEDGGWWALGLAEPQHAQVLAGVPMSRDDTGQRTLSALAGCGLRPWEAARLSDVDTMADARAVAAACPGGRFAGAVAAVHGRAVA